A single window of Nicotiana sylvestris chromosome 5, ASM39365v2, whole genome shotgun sequence DNA harbors:
- the LOC104232178 gene encoding O-fucosyltransferase 31-like codes for MRLYHRSSHRSGTMAGVFLLLLPIFFPSLFTPLSHASPSIFSEWNAPKPRHSRLLKSALQRQTSSEEQSDLWMPLPYQGWKPCSESVIASTLPEKSEGYIQVFLDGGLNQQRMAICDAVVVAKILNATLVIPHLEVNPVWQDSSTFKDIFDVGHFINVLKDDIVIVKELPDEFSWSTREYYATAVRHTRIKTAPVHASTNWYLDNVLPVLQSYGIAAIAPFSHRLTFDNLPKYLQHLRCKVNFQALVFVPHVRNLGDVLINRLRDPSSKGNMVGRNYLREVSEKYKQGAGKFVVLHLRFDKDMAAHSACDFGGGKAEKLALAKYRQVIWQGRVLNSQFTDEELRSQGRCPLTPEEIGLLLAALGFDNSTRLYLASHKVYGGEARISTLRSLFPLMEDKKSLASSDERALIKGKASLLAAVDYYVSMHSDIFISASPGNMHNAMVGHRTYYNLKTIRPKMALLGQLFLNKTLSWPEFKEAVVEGHKNRKGQIRLRKPNQSLYTYPAPDCMCQG; via the exons ATGAGGCTCTATCATCGCAGCAGCCATAGAAGTGGGACAATGGCTGGTGTTTTTCTGCTACTTTTGCCCATTTTCTTTCCCAGTCTTTTCACTCCTTTGAGCCATGCCTCGCCTTCCATTTTCTCG GAATGGAATGCTCCAAAACCCAGGCACTCACGTCTTCTGAAGAGTGCTCTACAACGCCAAACT tcatcTGAAGAACAGTCTGACCTATGGATGCCTTTGCCCTACCAAGGATGGAAACCCTGTAGTGAATCTGTCATCGCCTCTA CACTACCTGAAAAATCTGAAGGATATATTCAAGTGTTCCTTGATGGAGGATTAAATCAACAAAGGATGGCG ATCTGTGATGCAGTTGTTGTTGCCAAGATCCTGAATGCTACACTAGTGATCCCTCATTTGGAAGTAAATCCTGTTTGGCAAGATTCAAG TACATTCAAGGATATCTTTGATGTCGGTCATTTCATCAATGTATTGAAAGACGATATAGTAATAGTTAAAGAGCTGCCCGATGAATTCTCTTGGAGCACACGAGAGTATTATGCAACTGCTGTTCGACATACCAGAATCAAGACAGCACCAGTTCATGCTTCGACAAACTGGTATTTGGACAATGTATTGCCTGTCCTGCAGAG TTATGGGATTGCTGCCATAGCACCATTTTCTCACCGATTGACATTTGACAACTTGCCTAAGTACCTCCAACACCTTCGATGTAAAGTAAACTTTCAAGCATTAGTATTTGTTCCTCACGTAAGAAATCTTGGAGATGTCCTTATCAATCGCCTCAGAGATCCTTCTTCCAAAGGCAATATGGTTGGTCGTAACTACCTTAGAGAGGTTAGTGAGAAGTACAAACAAGGAGCAGGGAAGTTTGTTGTTCTTCACCTTCGCTTTGACAAG GATATGGCTGCACATTCAGCgtgtgattttggtggtggaAAGGCTGAAAAACTGGCATTAGCCAAATACAGGCAAGTGATCTGGCAGGGAAGAGTCCTAAACTCTCAATTTACTGATGAAGAGTTGAGAAGTCAAGGACGGTGCCCGTTGACCCCAGAAGAAATTGGATTACTGCTGGCAGCTTTGGGATTTGACAACAGCACTCGGTTATATCTTGCCTCCCATAAG GTTTATGGTGGGGAAGCTCGTATCTCAACCCTGAGAAGTTTGTTTCCACTGATGGAAGACAAAAAGAGCCTTGCTTCTTCAGATGAAAGAGCTCTTATTAAAGGGAAGGCTTCCTTACTGGCTGCGGTTGATTATTATGTCAGCATGCACAGTGATATTTTCATTTCCGCGTCCCCAGGAAATATGCACAATGCAATG GTGGGGCATCGAACGTACTATAATCTGAAGACAATAAGGCCTAAGATGGCCTTATTAGGCCAGCTTTTCCTGAATAAAACCCTGAGTTGGCCAGAGTTCAAAGAGGCAGTTGTGGAAGGACACAAGAACCGAAAAGGGCAGATCAGACTTCGCAAACCTAATCAATCTCTGTATACGTATCCTGCTCCCGATTGCATGTGCCAGGGTTGA